A region of Streptomyces sp. R44 DNA encodes the following proteins:
- a CDS encoding DoxX family protein, whose protein sequence is MSPTYLSVTLVTVLANAGIAAADLARARFVLANSAEVGVPVGWIPPLAALKAAGAAGLLVGLLGARPVGIAAGAGLVLFFVGAVAVHVRARVFHNLAFPVTFLALATGSLALAVAP, encoded by the coding sequence ATGTCCCCCACGTACCTCTCGGTCACCCTCGTCACCGTCCTGGCCAACGCCGGGATCGCCGCCGCGGACCTCGCACGGGCCCGCTTCGTCCTCGCCAACTCGGCGGAGGTGGGCGTGCCCGTGGGCTGGATCCCCCCGCTCGCGGCCCTGAAGGCCGCGGGCGCCGCCGGGCTCCTGGTCGGCCTGCTGGGCGCCCGGCCCGTCGGCATCGCCGCCGGAGCCGGGCTCGTGCTGTTCTTCGTCGGCGCGGTGGCCGTCCACGTCCGGGCCCGCGTCTTCCACAACCTCGCGTTCCCGGTGACCTTCCTGGCCCTGGCCACCGGCTCCCTCGCCCTGGCCGTCGCGCCGTAG
- a CDS encoding MFS transporter gives MNASEVRPAQPAESEPQATGPLAGRGDLLRLMPLLTVANAAMFMVYMGIGAVLLPVQVELVDPADKVANFGLVSGVAAIFATLFNPLAGLLSDRSGRRNPWILCGGLAALGALALLGAARTVLLVTIGWCLVQAMMNIYQAALTAVVPDRVPVERRGLASAMVGIGTPIGSAVGISTAALFVPGDIALGYLVFGAVIAGAAALFTAVVRERKRPAVEAVPLRGQLAAFADTLRSADFRWVFIGRFLMMLGFFSVSLFQMYILQDHIKLPAGLDPTEAVAFIAPIDAGVTLLATVLGGLLSDRMGRRKPLVGLSCALCGIAMLVPVVKPDWTGMLVFTVIMGLAFGCYMAVDTALVTLVLPSAGDAARDMGVLNIANAGPQILAPFLASLLVGTIGYDGLYITAALITLVGAAAVIPIKSVR, from the coding sequence ATGAACGCATCCGAAGTCCGCCCGGCCCAACCGGCGGAGTCGGAGCCGCAGGCCACCGGCCCGCTCGCCGGCCGAGGCGACCTGCTGCGCCTGATGCCCCTGCTGACGGTGGCCAACGCCGCCATGTTCATGGTCTACATGGGCATCGGCGCGGTTCTCCTGCCGGTCCAGGTGGAACTCGTCGACCCGGCGGACAAGGTCGCCAACTTCGGTCTCGTCTCCGGCGTCGCCGCCATCTTCGCGACCCTCTTCAACCCGCTGGCCGGGCTCCTCTCGGACCGCTCGGGCCGGCGCAACCCCTGGATTCTGTGCGGCGGTCTCGCCGCCCTCGGCGCGCTCGCCCTCCTCGGCGCCGCCCGCACGGTCCTCCTGGTCACCATCGGCTGGTGCCTCGTCCAGGCGATGATGAACATCTACCAGGCCGCCCTGACCGCCGTCGTCCCCGACCGCGTCCCCGTCGAACGCCGCGGCCTGGCCTCCGCGATGGTCGGCATCGGCACCCCCATCGGCTCCGCCGTCGGCATCTCCACCGCCGCCCTGTTCGTCCCCGGCGACATCGCCCTCGGCTACCTCGTGTTCGGCGCGGTCATCGCCGGCGCGGCCGCCCTCTTCACCGCCGTGGTCCGCGAGCGGAAACGTCCCGCGGTCGAAGCGGTGCCGCTGCGCGGGCAACTGGCCGCCTTCGCGGACACCCTGAGGTCGGCAGACTTCCGCTGGGTCTTCATCGGCCGCTTCCTGATGATGCTCGGCTTCTTCTCCGTCTCCCTCTTCCAGATGTACATCCTCCAGGACCACATCAAGCTCCCCGCGGGGCTCGACCCGACCGAGGCCGTGGCCTTCATCGCCCCGATCGACGCCGGCGTCACCCTGCTCGCCACCGTCCTCGGCGGACTGCTCTCCGACCGCATGGGCCGCCGCAAGCCCCTGGTCGGTCTCTCCTGCGCCCTGTGCGGCATCGCGATGCTCGTGCCGGTCGTCAAGCCGGACTGGACCGGCATGCTGGTCTTCACGGTCATCATGGGCCTCGCCTTCGGCTGCTACATGGCCGTGGACACCGCCCTCGTCACCCTGGTCCTGCCCAGCGCGGGCGACGCGGCCCGCGACATGGGCGTCCTCAACATCGCCAACGCGGGCCCGCAGATCCTCGCCCCGTTCCTGGCCTCCCTGCTCGTCGGCACGATCGGCTACGACGGTCTGTACATCACGGCCGCCCTGATCACGCTGGTCGGCGCGGCGGCGGTCATCCCGATCAAGTCGGTCCGCTGA
- a CDS encoding polysaccharide lyase 6 family protein: protein MRRRTFLKGSLLGAAAAAVPLGASAAEPAPVTSLGALQTAIDRAVPGDRIVLADGTYTVPSGGAIDVSGRSGITIVSQTRGGAVLRGERSFVLDGASAVTISGFALRQSGTLEIPADSTGIRLTRNDIRFADVDGLDWVLVEGDDAKIDRNHFHDRTTQGIFVVVDGPGTTAVAQRLHIFKNHFSQHLYTGANGGESIRLGVSSRALSTASAVVEYNLFERCDGDPEAISVKSSGNTIRYNTIRDSQGGIVLRHGNGSTVEGNWLLGGKEGIRLYGNDHLVVNNHLAGLTGRALVIGSGTTRDHHEGESTEERRGNDACDRAVIVHNTLRANKSSLSGETRTYEPRDVTVADNLIVGDSGSLVAMGATTGFTWQSNILWGTAANGTIPAGGYTRVDPRLTQSTDGVYRLAANSPAIGAATLATISVPEDIDGHARGTTRDIGSDEYATLAPVRRPLTSTDVGPNAS, encoded by the coding sequence ATGCGACGACGTACCTTCCTCAAGGGCTCCCTGCTCGGCGCGGCGGCGGCCGCCGTCCCCCTCGGCGCCTCGGCCGCCGAGCCGGCACCGGTCACCTCCCTCGGCGCGCTCCAGACCGCGATCGACCGGGCGGTCCCCGGAGACAGGATCGTCCTCGCCGACGGCACCTACACCGTCCCCTCGGGCGGGGCGATCGACGTCTCGGGGCGCAGCGGCATCACGATCGTCTCGCAGACCCGCGGCGGCGCCGTCCTGCGCGGTGAGCGCAGCTTCGTCCTCGACGGTGCGAGCGCCGTCACCATCAGCGGCTTCGCGCTCCGGCAGAGCGGCACCCTGGAGATCCCGGCCGACAGCACGGGCATCCGGCTGACCCGCAACGACATCCGGTTCGCGGACGTGGACGGCCTCGACTGGGTCCTGGTGGAGGGCGACGACGCCAAGATCGACCGGAACCACTTCCACGACCGGACCACGCAGGGCATCTTCGTCGTCGTCGACGGTCCCGGCACGACCGCCGTGGCGCAGCGCCTCCACATCTTCAAGAACCACTTCTCCCAGCACCTCTACACGGGCGCCAACGGCGGCGAGTCGATCCGTCTCGGCGTCAGCAGCCGGGCCCTGTCCACCGCGTCCGCGGTCGTCGAGTACAACCTGTTCGAGCGCTGCGACGGCGACCCCGAGGCCATCTCGGTGAAGTCCTCCGGCAACACGATCCGGTACAACACGATCCGCGACAGCCAGGGCGGCATCGTGCTGCGCCACGGCAACGGCTCCACCGTCGAGGGCAACTGGCTGCTCGGCGGCAAGGAGGGCATCCGCCTCTACGGCAACGACCACCTGGTCGTGAACAACCACCTCGCCGGCCTCACCGGCCGGGCGCTCGTGATCGGCAGCGGCACCACGCGCGACCACCACGAGGGGGAGAGCACCGAGGAGCGGCGCGGCAACGACGCCTGCGACCGTGCGGTGATCGTGCACAACACCCTGCGCGCCAACAAGAGTTCGCTGTCGGGCGAGACCCGCACCTACGAGCCGCGGGACGTGACCGTCGCCGACAACCTCATCGTCGGGGACAGCGGCAGCCTCGTCGCGATGGGCGCGACGACCGGCTTCACCTGGCAGAGCAACATCCTCTGGGGCACGGCGGCCAACGGCACCATCCCCGCGGGCGGTTACACCCGCGTGGACCCCCGTCTGACGCAGTCCACGGACGGCGTGTACCGGCTCGCGGCCAACAGCCCCGCGATCGGCGCGGCGACCCTCGCGACCATCTCGGTCCCGGAGGACATCGACGGCCACGCGCGAGGCACCACGCGCGACATCGGCTCCGACGAGTACGCGACCCTGGCCCCGGTCCGCCGCCCCCTCACCTCCACGGACGTGGGCCCCAACGCCTCCTGA
- a CDS encoding carbohydrate ABC transporter permease: MFAAFGLFPLLYTAFVSLYRVELQAPGDMEWRGLGNYTALLGDEYFWVALRNTFTIGVLSTVPQLVTALGLAHLLNYRMRGRTFLRTAVLLPYATSVAAATLVFAQLFGRDFGLINYALGLVGIDPVDWQNDTVASQIAVSTVVIWRWTGYNALIYLAGMQSIPDELYEAAAMDGASRWRQFFHVTLPGLRPTILFTVVVSTIGATQLFGEPLLLEGSISGGISHQYQTLGLYMYEQGWGFFHLGRAAAIAWVMFLLIVVLVGLNALIARRRSRKEARR, from the coding sequence CTGTTCGCCGCCTTCGGCCTCTTCCCGCTGCTCTACACGGCCTTCGTCTCGCTCTACCGGGTCGAGCTCCAGGCTCCCGGCGACATGGAGTGGCGCGGCCTCGGCAACTACACCGCACTCCTCGGCGACGAGTACTTCTGGGTCGCGCTGCGGAACACCTTCACCATCGGCGTCCTCTCCACCGTGCCGCAGCTGGTGACGGCCCTCGGCCTCGCGCATCTGCTGAACTACCGGATGCGCGGCCGCACCTTCCTGCGGACGGCGGTGCTGCTGCCGTACGCCACCTCGGTGGCCGCCGCCACCCTCGTCTTCGCCCAGCTCTTCGGCCGGGACTTCGGGCTGATCAACTACGCGCTCGGCCTCGTCGGCATCGACCCGGTCGACTGGCAGAACGACACCGTCGCCTCGCAGATCGCGGTCTCCACGGTCGTCATCTGGCGCTGGACCGGCTACAACGCGCTGATCTACCTGGCGGGCATGCAGTCCATCCCCGACGAGCTGTACGAGGCGGCGGCGATGGACGGGGCGTCGCGGTGGCGGCAGTTCTTCCACGTCACACTGCCGGGGCTGCGGCCCACCATCCTCTTCACCGTCGTCGTCTCCACGATCGGCGCGACCCAGCTGTTCGGCGAGCCGCTGCTCCTCGAAGGCTCGATCTCGGGCGGCATCTCGCATCAGTACCAGACGCTCGGCCTCTACATGTACGAGCAGGGCTGGGGCTTCTTCCACCTGGGGCGGGCCGCGGCCATCGCCTGGGTGATGTTCCTGCTCATCGTGGTGCTCGTCGGGCTCAACGCCCTGATCGCGCGCCGCCGTTCCCGCAAGGAGGCCCGCCGATGA
- a CDS encoding GH1 family beta-glucosidase: protein MTALDAHSDLSTVLRFPEGFRWGTATAAYQIEGAAAEDGRTPSIWDTFSRTPGKVRNGDTGDIAADHYHRVDEDVALMRRLGVTDYRFSIAWPRVQPTGRGPAVRKGLDFYRRLADTLLEAGIRPVATLYHWDLPQELEDAGGWPHRETAYRFAEYAGITAEALGDRVATWTTLNEPWCAAFLGYGQGVHAPGRTSDLAALRAAHHLNLAHGLAARALRGALPGSAEVSLTLNLHAVRACSPSPEDVDAARRIDAVGNRIFLDPVFHGRLPEDLVRDTASVTDWSFVRDGDLATAAAPIDSLGINYYSPAVVAAGISESPSPWAGAERHVRFEPVPGPRTAMDWPVDADGLYELLVRLRDELPGVPLVITENGAAYDDYADPSGNVKDPERVAYLRAHLAAVHRALADGADVRGYFLWSLLDNFEWAYGYSKRFGIVHVDFASQRRTLKDSARWYAEVIARGGLGEV, encoded by the coding sequence ATGACCGCACTCGACGCCCATTCCGACCTCAGCACCGTCCTCCGCTTCCCCGAAGGCTTCCGCTGGGGCACGGCCACGGCCGCGTACCAGATCGAGGGAGCCGCCGCCGAGGACGGGCGCACCCCGTCCATCTGGGACACCTTCAGCCGTACGCCCGGCAAGGTGCGCAACGGCGACACCGGTGACATCGCCGCCGACCACTACCACCGGGTCGACGAGGACGTGGCCCTGATGCGGCGGCTCGGCGTGACCGACTACCGGTTCTCGATCGCCTGGCCGCGGGTCCAGCCCACCGGGCGCGGCCCGGCCGTCCGCAAGGGCCTGGACTTCTACCGGCGGCTCGCGGACACGCTCCTGGAGGCGGGCATCCGGCCGGTGGCGACGCTCTACCACTGGGACCTGCCGCAGGAGTTGGAGGACGCGGGCGGCTGGCCGCACCGGGAGACCGCGTACCGCTTCGCCGAGTACGCGGGGATCACGGCGGAGGCCCTCGGTGACCGGGTCGCGACCTGGACCACGCTCAACGAGCCCTGGTGCGCGGCCTTCCTCGGCTACGGGCAGGGCGTGCACGCCCCGGGCCGGACGAGCGATCTCGCCGCGCTGCGCGCCGCGCACCATCTGAACCTGGCGCACGGACTCGCGGCGCGGGCGCTGCGCGGTGCGCTGCCGGGTTCGGCGGAGGTGTCCCTGACCCTCAACCTCCATGCCGTACGGGCATGTTCGCCATCCCCGGAGGACGTGGACGCCGCCCGCCGGATCGATGCCGTCGGCAACCGGATCTTCCTCGATCCGGTCTTCCACGGCCGGCTCCCCGAGGACCTGGTCCGGGACACGGCGTCCGTCACGGACTGGTCGTTCGTCCGGGACGGCGACCTAGCGACGGCGGCCGCGCCGATCGACTCCCTGGGCATCAACTACTACTCCCCGGCGGTCGTCGCGGCGGGCATCTCGGAGTCGCCCTCGCCGTGGGCGGGCGCCGAGCGGCACGTACGGTTCGAGCCGGTGCCCGGGCCGCGCACCGCCATGGACTGGCCGGTGGACGCGGACGGACTGTACGAGCTCCTGGTCCGGCTGCGGGACGAACTGCCGGGCGTGCCGCTGGTCATCACCGAGAACGGGGCGGCGTACGACGACTACGCCGACCCGTCGGGGAACGTGAAGGACCCGGAGCGGGTGGCGTATCTGCGCGCGCACCTGGCGGCGGTGCACCGGGCGCTCGCGGACGGCGCCGATGTGCGGGGTTACTTCCTGTGGTCGCTGCTCGACAACTTCGAGTGGGCGTACGGCTACAGCAAGCGGTTCGGGATCGTCCACGTGGACTTCGCGTCGCAGCGGCGGACCCTGAAGGACAGCGCCCGCTGGTACGCGGAGGTGATCGCCCGGGGCGGTCTCGGGGAGGTCTGA
- a CDS encoding choice-of-anchor D domain-containing protein — MAGRLKVIARLLTMSLTAGLLGGAAAGTAVPAPDPTAPSSVAAADQTTISQDNLRTGWDRDEPGLAPDQVSSSDFGQQFSTSVDGQVYAQPLVVGRTLVAATENNKVYGIDAATGAIGWTKDFGAPWPASAITCGDLVPNIGVTSTPVYDPASNAVYLTAKVNDGPDVQHPNWYVHALDPATGAERSGWPVKVTGAPVNDPGRAFNPYTAGQRPGLLLMGGSVYAAFASHCDRGPYVGYVMGVNTSTRKTTLWATEDSSANGMAGVWMSGGGLVSDGPGRILFSTGNGVSPAPGPGNRPPGQLAESVVRLGVNSDGTMSAQDFFSPSNAPLLDQNDTDLGSGGPVALPEPAFGTGQYPRLLVQIGKDGRLFLLNRDDLGGRSQGPGGTDKVLGTFGPYEGVWGHPAVYGGQGGYVYTIGSRGPLRAFAYGLTASGAPVLTNTGSSAQTFGYTSGSPVVTSTGTNPGSALVWAVASDGANGANGQLRAYDAVPVNGAMRLRWSAPIGTASKFSVPATDGGRIYVGTRDGHVMAFGRPANAALTGEPVDAGEVAVGSTGTATATVTATRDVTVNGVSTPAGSAFSASSAGLPRTLRAGETLTVQVTFSPTAPGPDTSALTFATDLGTSALGLTGYGTRPGLVASPASLDFGTVATTTRKTLGVTFTNTGTAGETISSVSPPAGPFTASDLPAAGTVVPPRQSVTVQVAYAPSAAGQDSGTLAVTGTNGTVSVALSGTAVTGRAQLTITPTSTDFGQVRVGESVTKTFDISNTGNIPLTITKAKPPAAPFQVTNPISEGQVLGPEDVVHQAVTFSPTSLGAVTAAYELTADDGSGPHNEALTGTGTAGTTVTVPTPGAGGWKLNGSARISGNDLQLTQASPSQRGSAVWPVPVLTDGLKASFTTVIGGGTGADGMTFSLLDPARTTPSALGGVGGGLGYVGLPGTAVAFDTFKSPGDPSANFVGIATGGSGSSLTYASTTSSVPDLRSGTHTVSVTVTGKTITLSVDGTQRLRTTVASLTPTALLAFTGGTGSITDIHAVRGASITAASYAVPPPGPNGWTYNGSAALSGTSLVLTPAQAYLKGSAIQATAVPSARLRARFTATLSGGTGADGLALMLLDASRTTPTALGGGGGGLGFSGLSGVAVALDTFRNTGEPSSNFVGVATGGTGTSLQYAATSTAVPALRTGSHVIDVNVTSAGRLVVLVDGTQVIDVAVTLPRNVLVGFGGATGGLTDRHAVTGVRIGY; from the coding sequence ATGGCCGGCCGACTCAAGGTGATCGCCCGACTTCTGACGATGTCCCTGACGGCGGGACTGCTGGGCGGGGCGGCCGCCGGGACCGCCGTCCCCGCCCCGGACCCCACCGCTCCCTCCTCCGTCGCCGCCGCCGACCAGACGACGATCTCCCAGGACAATCTGCGGACCGGCTGGGACCGGGACGAGCCGGGTCTCGCCCCCGACCAGGTGTCGAGCTCCGACTTCGGGCAGCAGTTCTCCACCAGCGTCGACGGCCAGGTCTACGCGCAGCCGCTGGTCGTGGGGCGCACCCTCGTCGCGGCCACCGAGAACAACAAGGTGTACGGCATCGACGCGGCCACCGGCGCCATCGGCTGGACGAAGGACTTCGGCGCCCCCTGGCCCGCCTCCGCGATCACCTGCGGCGACCTGGTGCCGAACATCGGGGTCACCTCGACGCCGGTGTACGACCCGGCGAGCAACGCCGTGTACCTCACCGCCAAGGTGAACGACGGTCCGGACGTCCAGCACCCCAACTGGTACGTGCACGCGCTCGATCCGGCGACCGGCGCCGAACGCTCGGGCTGGCCCGTGAAGGTGACGGGCGCGCCGGTGAACGACCCGGGCCGGGCGTTCAACCCGTACACCGCCGGTCAGCGGCCCGGACTGCTGCTGATGGGCGGTTCGGTGTACGCGGCGTTCGCCTCGCACTGCGACCGGGGGCCGTACGTCGGCTACGTCATGGGCGTGAACACGTCGACGCGGAAGACGACCCTGTGGGCCACCGAGGACTCCTCCGCGAACGGCATGGCGGGGGTGTGGATGAGCGGCGGCGGTCTGGTCTCCGACGGTCCGGGCCGGATCCTGTTCTCGACGGGCAACGGGGTCTCCCCCGCGCCGGGTCCCGGCAACCGGCCGCCTGGCCAGCTCGCGGAGTCGGTGGTGCGGCTCGGGGTGAACAGCGACGGCACGATGTCCGCACAGGACTTCTTCAGCCCCTCCAACGCGCCGCTGCTCGACCAGAACGACACCGACCTCGGCTCGGGCGGCCCGGTGGCCCTCCCGGAGCCGGCCTTCGGGACCGGCCAGTATCCGCGGCTGCTCGTCCAGATCGGCAAGGACGGACGCCTGTTCCTGCTGAACCGGGACGATCTCGGCGGGCGGAGCCAGGGCCCCGGCGGCACCGACAAGGTGCTCGGCACGTTCGGTCCGTACGAGGGCGTCTGGGGGCATCCCGCGGTGTACGGCGGGCAGGGCGGTTACGTGTACACCATCGGCTCCCGGGGGCCGCTGCGGGCGTTCGCGTACGGGCTCACCGCCTCGGGTGCGCCGGTGCTCACCAACACGGGCAGCAGCGCGCAGACGTTCGGCTACACCTCCGGTTCTCCGGTGGTGACGTCCACCGGGACGAACCCGGGTTCCGCCCTCGTGTGGGCGGTCGCGTCGGACGGGGCGAACGGCGCCAACGGACAGCTGCGCGCGTACGACGCCGTGCCCGTGAACGGGGCGATGCGGCTGCGCTGGTCGGCGCCGATCGGCACCGCCTCGAAGTTCTCGGTGCCGGCCACCGACGGCGGGCGGATCTACGTGGGGACGCGGGACGGGCACGTGATGGCCTTCGGCCGTCCCGCCAACGCGGCCCTCACGGGTGAGCCCGTGGACGCCGGTGAGGTCGCGGTGGGGTCGACGGGGACGGCGACGGCCACCGTGACGGCCACGCGGGACGTGACGGTCAACGGGGTGAGCACGCCGGCGGGCAGCGCGTTCTCGGCGTCCTCCGCGGGGCTGCCGCGCACGCTGCGGGCCGGCGAGACCCTCACCGTCCAGGTGACGTTCTCGCCGACCGCGCCCGGTCCCGACACCTCCGCCCTGACCTTCGCCACCGACCTGGGCACGAGCGCGCTCGGCCTCACCGGGTACGGGACCCGGCCCGGGCTCGTCGCGTCCCCGGCCTCCCTCGACTTCGGCACGGTGGCCACGACGACCCGTAAGACGCTCGGCGTGACGTTCACCAACACGGGGACGGCCGGCGAGACGATCTCCTCGGTCTCCCCGCCCGCCGGCCCCTTCACCGCCTCCGACCTGCCCGCCGCGGGCACGGTCGTCCCGCCGAGGCAGTCCGTCACCGTGCAGGTGGCGTACGCGCCGTCGGCCGCCGGCCAGGATTCGGGGACGCTCGCCGTCACGGGGACGAACGGCACCGTGTCGGTCGCCCTGAGCGGCACCGCCGTGACCGGCCGGGCGCAGCTCACCATCACGCCCACCTCGACGGACTTCGGGCAGGTGAGGGTCGGCGAGTCCGTGACGAAGACCTTCGACATCAGCAACACCGGCAACATCCCCCTCACCATCACCAAGGCGAAGCCTCCGGCGGCTCCGTTCCAGGTCACCAATCCGATCAGCGAGGGCCAGGTCCTCGGCCCGGAGGACGTCGTCCACCAGGCCGTCACCTTCTCCCCCACGTCCCTCGGCGCCGTGACGGCCGCGTACGAGCTGACCGCCGACGACGGGAGCGGCCCGCACAACGAGGCGCTGACCGGCACCGGCACGGCCGGGACCACGGTCACCGTGCCCACGCCCGGTGCGGGCGGCTGGAAGCTGAACGGTTCCGCGCGGATCTCCGGCAACGACCTGCAGCTCACCCAGGCGAGCCCCTCCCAGCGGGGTTCGGCGGTCTGGCCCGTGCCGGTGCTGACCGACGGTCTGAAGGCCTCGTTCACCACGGTCATCGGCGGCGGCACCGGCGCCGACGGCATGACGTTCTCCCTCCTGGACCCGGCGAGGACCACACCGTCCGCGCTGGGTGGCGTCGGCGGCGGCCTCGGCTACGTCGGCCTTCCGGGGACGGCCGTCGCCTTCGACACCTTCAAGAGCCCGGGCGATCCCTCGGCCAACTTCGTCGGCATCGCCACCGGGGGCAGCGGCTCGTCCCTCACCTACGCGTCGACGACGTCGAGCGTGCCCGACCTGCGGTCGGGGACCCACACGGTGTCCGTCACCGTCACCGGCAAGACCATCACGCTGTCCGTGGACGGGACCCAGCGGCTGCGGACCACCGTCGCCTCGCTCACCCCGACCGCGCTCCTCGCCTTCACCGGCGGGACGGGCAGCATCACCGACATCCACGCGGTGCGGGGCGCGTCGATCACCGCCGCCTCGTACGCCGTACCGCCGCCGGGCCCCAACGGATGGACGTACAACGGCAGCGCCGCGCTGTCGGGCACGAGCCTCGTCCTGACACCGGCCCAGGCGTACCTGAAGGGCTCGGCGATCCAGGCCACCGCCGTGCCCTCCGCCCGGCTGAGGGCCCGCTTCACCGCCACCCTCTCCGGCGGCACGGGCGCCGACGGGCTCGCGCTGATGCTCCTGGACGCGAGCCGTACGACGCCCACCGCACTCGGCGGCGGGGGCGGCGGTCTCGGCTTCAGCGGACTGAGCGGAGTGGCGGTCGCCCTGGACACGTTCCGCAACACCGGGGAGCCGTCGTCGAACTTCGTGGGGGTCGCCACCGGCGGCACGGGCACGAGCCTCCAGTACGCGGCCACCTCGACGGCCGTCCCCGCGCTGCGTACCGGCAGCCATGTCATCGACGTCAACGTGACCTCCGCCGGCCGTCTCGTCGTCCTCGTCGACGGCACCCAGGTCATCGACGTGGCGGTGACGCTCCCCAGGAACGTCCTGGTCGGATTCGGCGGGGCCACCGGCGGATTGACAGACCGTCACGCGGTCACGGGAGTACGGATCGGGTACTGA
- a CDS encoding LysR family transcriptional regulator, with protein MDVDTRLLRYFVAVAEEGSLTRAAERLYVSQPALTKQIKHLEALLGARLFTRSKAGMALTGPGRVLAERASGLLASWSRTVQEVKTAVGREERVLRVGYLASAANEATRPIVEEFARRRPDWRVAMRQAAWSDPTAGIAAGDVDVALVRLPFPGEEGLRVDVLFSEPRWVALPVDHRLAGRATIPFTELLDEPFVAAPDETGAWRDFWLATDARDGRPVRIGAVVDQPDDWLGAIDQGHGIALAPESAARFYARPGIVYRPVSGIAPTRVGVARTAAADTDPAVRDFVRCCTHIRDLHV; from the coding sequence ATGGATGTGGACACCCGGCTCCTGCGGTACTTCGTCGCCGTCGCGGAGGAAGGCAGCCTGACGCGGGCCGCGGAGCGGCTCTACGTCTCGCAGCCCGCGCTCACCAAGCAGATCAAGCACCTGGAAGCGCTGCTCGGGGCACGGCTGTTCACCCGGTCCAAGGCCGGTATGGCGCTCACCGGGCCGGGCCGGGTGCTCGCCGAGCGGGCGTCCGGACTGCTCGCCTCCTGGAGCCGTACGGTCCAGGAGGTGAAGACCGCCGTGGGCCGGGAGGAGCGCGTGCTGCGCGTCGGCTACCTGGCGAGCGCCGCCAACGAGGCCACGCGCCCCATCGTCGAGGAGTTCGCCCGCCGCAGGCCCGACTGGCGGGTGGCGATGCGGCAGGCCGCCTGGTCCGACCCCACCGCCGGGATCGCCGCCGGCGACGTCGACGTCGCCCTCGTACGGCTTCCGTTCCCCGGCGAGGAGGGCCTTCGGGTGGACGTCCTCTTCAGCGAGCCCCGCTGGGTCGCCCTGCCCGTCGACCACCGGCTCGCCGGCCGCGCGACGATCCCCTTCACGGAGCTCCTGGACGAGCCGTTCGTCGCCGCCCCCGACGAGACCGGCGCCTGGCGCGACTTCTGGCTCGCGACCGACGCGCGCGACGGCCGTCCCGTCCGCATCGGAGCCGTGGTCGACCAGCCCGACGACTGGCTCGGCGCGATCGACCAGGGCCACGGCATCGCCCTCGCCCCGGAGTCGGCCGCACGCTTCTACGCCCGCCCGGGCATCGTCTACCGGCCCGTCAGCGGCATCGCACCGACCCGGGTCGGTGTCGCCCGCACGGCCGCCGCCGACACCGATCCCGCCGTACGGGACTTCGTCCGCTGCTGTACGCACATCAGGGACCTGCACGTATGA
- a CDS encoding carbohydrate ABC transporter permease: MTALVRPARSGPSRAGRTLHAGPFAYTILIVAVLFSAFPFYWTIVAASRSNADLAKVPPALLPGRHLMRNFEAVLEEADIGKALLNSLLVSGSITLGTVLCCTLAGFAFAKLRFRGRGALLAVTVGTMMIPPQLGVIPLFMLIAELGWVNQLQSVILPGLVSAFGVFFMRQYLVQSLPDELIEAARVDGASTARIFWSIVVPIARPGMAVLGLLTFMAAWNDFFWPVVALSSSEPTVQVALRQLGGGYVHDQSVIMAGTLLGTLPVLLVFGLLGRQIVGGIMQGAVKG; this comes from the coding sequence ATGACCGCGCTGGTCCGCCCGGCACGGTCCGGGCCCTCCCGGGCCGGCCGCACCCTGCACGCCGGGCCGTTCGCCTACACGATCCTGATCGTCGCCGTACTGTTCTCCGCCTTCCCCTTCTACTGGACGATCGTCGCGGCGAGCCGCTCCAACGCCGACCTGGCGAAGGTCCCGCCGGCCCTGCTCCCGGGACGGCATCTGATGCGCAACTTCGAGGCCGTCCTCGAAGAGGCCGACATCGGCAAGGCACTCCTCAACTCGCTGCTCGTCTCGGGGTCGATCACCCTCGGCACCGTCCTGTGCTGCACACTCGCCGGCTTCGCCTTCGCCAAGCTCCGCTTCCGGGGGCGGGGCGCGCTCCTCGCGGTCACGGTGGGGACCATGATGATCCCGCCGCAGCTGGGGGTGATCCCGCTGTTCATGCTGATCGCCGAGCTCGGCTGGGTGAACCAGCTGCAGTCGGTGATCCTGCCGGGTCTGGTGTCGGCGTTCGGGGTGTTCTTCATGCGGCAGTACCTGGTGCAGTCGCTGCCGGACGAGCTGATCGAGGCGGCCCGGGTCGACGGCGCGTCCACGGCCAGGATCTTCTGGTCGATCGTGGTGCCGATCGCCCGGCCGGGCATGGCGGTGCTCGGTCTGCTGACGTTCATGGCCGCGTGGAACGACTTCTTCTGGCCCGTCGTCGCGCTCTCCTCCTCCGAGCCGACCGTCCAGGTCGCGCTGCGCCAGCTCGGCGGCGGCTACGTCCACGACCAGTCCGTGATCATGGCGGGCACCCTGCTCGGGACCCTGCCGGTGCTGCTCGTCTTCGGCCTCCTCGGCCGGCAGATCGTCGGCGGGATCATGCAGGGCGCGGTCAAGGGCTGA